The following coding sequences are from one Elusimicrobium minutum Pei191 window:
- the nagE gene encoding N-acetylglucosamine-specific PTS transporter subunit IIBC, translated as MKKYFSAVTKAFVTLGKALMLPIAVLPIAGLLLRLGQPDLLNIAFLADSGDAIFKNLPTIFALGVSIGFAKDNHGAAPLSAYVGYVVLTAGLKVLNPETNMGVFGGIIIGVMAGYFYNRFHDIQLPSYLAFFGGKRFVPIITGTSAVFLALAASVIWPPVEHAINSLGTWIIGSKGVGLFIFGFANRLLIPLGLHHVLNNLVWFLFGNFEVVKEGAVVLYQGDIARFFAGDPAAGSFMAGFFPVMMFGLPAACFAMMLTAKTAKRKATAGILLSMALTSFLTGITEPIEFSFMFLAFPLYVLHALLTGISMVVMDLMNIKLGFTFSAGAFDFVLNWGKATNPARFFIVGGVYAVLYFVVFYFAIKFWDLKTPGREDDVVESEETCEPGQNSKAVEAAPTSAPARDTRGYKYMTALGGKENLKVVDACATRLRLEVVDSSKVKDVDLKALGARGVLRPGDGLVQVIIGPEADLIAGEIRKEF; from the coding sequence ATGAAGAAATACTTTTCCGCCGTTACAAAAGCGTTTGTTACTTTAGGCAAAGCCTTAATGCTCCCCATAGCCGTGCTTCCTATAGCGGGTTTATTATTAAGGCTGGGCCAGCCTGATTTGCTTAATATAGCGTTCCTGGCTGATTCGGGGGACGCTATTTTTAAAAACCTGCCCACAATATTCGCGTTGGGCGTTTCCATAGGTTTTGCCAAAGACAACCACGGTGCCGCTCCGTTATCTGCTTATGTGGGTTATGTTGTTTTAACAGCAGGGCTTAAAGTTTTAAATCCGGAAACTAACATGGGCGTATTCGGCGGTATCATAATAGGTGTTATGGCGGGTTATTTTTATAACAGATTTCATGATATACAGCTTCCTTCATATTTAGCCTTTTTCGGCGGTAAAAGATTTGTGCCCATTATTACCGGCACAAGCGCTGTTTTCCTGGCTTTAGCGGCCAGCGTTATTTGGCCGCCTGTTGAACACGCTATTAATTCTTTGGGCACTTGGATTATAGGATCTAAAGGCGTAGGGTTATTCATTTTCGGTTTCGCGAACAGGCTTTTAATACCTTTAGGTTTACACCATGTTCTTAATAATTTGGTTTGGTTTTTATTCGGTAATTTTGAAGTTGTTAAAGAAGGCGCGGTTGTGCTTTACCAGGGTGATATCGCCAGGTTCTTTGCGGGCGACCCTGCGGCGGGCAGTTTTATGGCGGGGTTTTTCCCCGTTATGATGTTCGGCCTTCCGGCGGCTTGTTTCGCAATGATGCTTACCGCTAAAACCGCTAAAAGAAAAGCTACCGCCGGCATTTTGCTTTCCATGGCTTTAACAAGCTTCTTAACAGGTATTACAGAGCCTATTGAATTTAGTTTTATGTTTCTTGCATTCCCGTTATATGTTTTACACGCTTTGCTCACAGGGATATCAATGGTTGTTATGGATTTGATGAACATTAAGCTGGGTTTTACTTTTTCAGCTGGTGCGTTTGACTTTGTTCTTAATTGGGGTAAGGCCACCAATCCCGCCCGTTTCTTTATAGTGGGCGGTGTGTATGCGGTACTTTATTTTGTCGTATTTTATTTTGCTATTAAGTTTTGGGATTTAAAAACCCCGGGCAGGGAAGATGACGTTGTTGAATCGGAAGAAACCTGTGAACCGGGGCAGAATTCTAAAGCTGTTGAGGCGGCCCCAACAAGCGCGCCCGCCAGAGATACAAGGGGATATAAATATATGACTGCTCTTGGCGGTAAAGAAAACCTTAAAGTTGTTGACGCGTGCGCCACAAGACTGAGGCTTGAGGTTGTTGATTCTTCCAAAGTAAAAGACGTGGATTTAAAAGCTTTGGGCGCCAGGGGAGTTTTAAGACCGGGCGATGGGCTTGTGCAGGTTATTATAGGGCCTGAGGCTGATTTAATAGCGGGCGAAATAAGGAAGGAATTTTAA
- a CDS encoding lipoyl protein ligase domain-containing protein produces the protein MSGFIVETDVLNVFGHMAYDELLASSLPKDKNQVFLRFYNWGENAAKAMTFGYAQFFSDIQKESSFKTCKDVTRRPTGGGVVYHNCDLTFSLVFRSEIKRVQELYDNIHGAINKHLAVEEKGLSVSKEESATALYAPSVDGGANACFSNPVKSDILNSEGNKILGGAIRRWDNIVLYQGSLQTATARANKNYIHALKNAVADYWNVNLKQFSHGSVFIKKAQEEAVSKYTAEEWIRKF, from the coding sequence ATGAGCGGATTTATTGTTGAAACGGACGTGTTAAATGTTTTTGGGCATATGGCTTATGATGAGCTTCTTGCCTCAAGCCTGCCTAAAGATAAAAACCAGGTTTTTTTAAGGTTTTACAATTGGGGTGAAAACGCCGCCAAAGCAATGACTTTCGGTTACGCGCAGTTCTTTTCAGATATACAAAAAGAGTCTTCTTTTAAAACCTGCAAAGACGTAACCCGCAGGCCTACCGGCGGCGGGGTTGTTTACCACAACTGTGATTTAACATTTAGTTTAGTGTTTAGGTCCGAAATTAAAAGAGTGCAGGAATTATATGACAATATACACGGTGCCATAAATAAACATTTAGCTGTTGAGGAGAAAGGTCTTTCGGTGTCAAAAGAAGAAAGCGCGACAGCGCTTTACGCGCCCTCGGTTGACGGCGGCGCTAATGCTTGTTTTTCTAATCCGGTAAAAAGCGATATTCTTAATTCCGAAGGCAATAAAATTTTAGGCGGTGCGATAAGACGCTGGGATAATATTGTTTTATACCAGGGCTCTTTGCAGACTGCAACGGCCAGAGCAAACAAAAACTATATTCACGCTTTAAAAAATGCCGTGGCGGACTATTGGAACGTCAATCTAAAACAGTTTTCACACGGAAGTGTTTTTATTAAAAAAGCGCAAGAAGAAGCGGTTTCTAAATATACCGCGGAAGAATGGATTAGGAAATTTTAA
- the nagA gene encoding N-acetylglucosamine-6-phosphate deacetylase translates to MKVIVNADIVFPGSIERGSVTIDGDSILDILIDSDGVKKDFTGYDIIDAKGAYLAPGFIDLHIHGSGGFGTEDMSAESLLKMSLFLAKMGVSAFCPTLYPSNKKTMVENIEKLLPAFGKEEGAEILGFHLEGPFISPQKPGVMKPQDITPVDIKFMKELCAAAQGKIKIMTFAPELEGSSALIDFARQNGVFLQIGHTNATYSQMTDALKKGVSHVTHLFNAMSPFNHREPGAAGAALMGNFSVEIIADGVHVHPAIVNFLSKVKNPKEVFLITDALKPVSQTEGSLFANKEAVSFKDGVFKRVSDNVIAGSALTMMGGVKNLVSFGFSAQNAFMASAYNQAIFLGLKNMGRIEKGFKANLNIIDKEFNLKHSFVNARHYSHEEITS, encoded by the coding sequence ATGAAAGTTATTGTAAACGCCGATATTGTTTTTCCCGGGAGTATAGAACGAGGCTCCGTAACAATTGACGGGGACTCAATTTTAGATATTTTGATTGACAGCGACGGGGTTAAGAAAGATTTTACGGGGTATGATATTATTGATGCTAAAGGTGCGTATCTCGCGCCCGGTTTTATAGATTTGCATATCCACGGAAGCGGCGGGTTTGGCACCGAGGATATGAGCGCCGAGTCGCTTTTAAAAATGTCTCTTTTTCTTGCTAAAATGGGCGTAAGCGCTTTTTGTCCGACATTGTATCCTTCCAATAAAAAAACAATGGTTGAGAATATAGAAAAACTTTTACCCGCTTTCGGCAAAGAAGAAGGGGCGGAAATTTTGGGATTTCATTTAGAAGGGCCTTTTATATCACCACAAAAACCCGGCGTAATGAAGCCGCAAGATATTACCCCCGTAGATATAAAATTTATGAAAGAACTTTGCGCCGCCGCGCAGGGTAAAATTAAAATAATGACTTTTGCGCCGGAACTTGAAGGCTCTTCTGCTCTTATAGATTTTGCCCGACAAAACGGTGTTTTTTTACAAATCGGCCACACTAATGCGACTTACTCGCAAATGACGGACGCGCTTAAAAAAGGCGTAAGCCATGTAACGCATTTATTTAACGCCATGTCGCCTTTTAACCACCGTGAGCCCGGCGCCGCAGGAGCGGCTTTAATGGGAAATTTCAGCGTTGAAATAATTGCCGACGGCGTGCACGTGCATCCCGCCATTGTTAACTTTTTAAGCAAGGTAAAAAACCCTAAGGAGGTTTTTTTAATAACAGACGCCTTAAAGCCGGTGTCCCAAACGGAAGGCTCTTTATTTGCCAATAAAGAGGCGGTGTCCTTTAAAGATGGCGTTTTTAAACGAGTAAGCGATAATGTTATAGCGGGATCCGCCTTAACTATGATGGGGGGAGTAAAAAATTTGGTTTCCTTTGGCTTTAGCGCGCAAAACGCTTTTATGGCGTCCGCATATAACCAAGCGATATTTTTAGGTTTAAAAAACATGGGGCGGATTGAAAAAGGTTTTAAAGCGAACTTAAATATTATTGATAAAGAATTTAACTTAAAGCATAGTTTTGTTAACGCAAGGCATTATTCGCATGAGGAAATTACGTCTTAA
- the nagB gene encoding glucosamine-6-phosphate deaminase has product MRLIVPQINTGAYAARLLKKRLKDSKKFVLGLPTGGTAVDMYSAFREEYSKGNLSFKNVVTFNMDEYFGLPASHPQSYISFMKRHLFDHVDIKPENINIPDGNAKDIEKECFAYEEKIKNAGGIDLFFGGVGENGHIAFNEPFSSLQSQTHKVFLTQCTIKANSRFFNSEEETPKTAITVGVGTIMSAREVVILATGFKKAEAVRAALEGAVSSKWVISALQLHKKAVIVADSAACANLEPATFEYFKNLKDEYSELENIN; this is encoded by the coding sequence ATGCGTCTTATAGTACCGCAAATTAACACCGGGGCTTACGCCGCGCGGCTGCTTAAAAAAAGGCTTAAGGACAGCAAAAAGTTTGTCTTAGGTCTTCCCACAGGCGGCACCGCCGTTGATATGTACTCCGCGTTTAGGGAAGAATATTCCAAAGGGAATTTAAGTTTTAAAAACGTGGTTACTTTTAATATGGATGAATATTTTGGTTTGCCGGCTTCGCACCCGCAGTCATACATTTCTTTTATGAAGCGGCATTTGTTTGACCATGTGGACATTAAGCCCGAAAACATTAATATTCCTGACGGTAACGCCAAAGATATTGAAAAAGAATGTTTTGCTTATGAGGAAAAAATAAAAAATGCCGGCGGTATAGATTTATTTTTTGGCGGTGTGGGTGAAAACGGGCATATAGCTTTTAACGAACCGTTTTCTTCTTTACAAAGCCAAACGCATAAAGTTTTTTTAACGCAATGCACAATAAAAGCTAATTCACGTTTTTTTAATTCGGAAGAAGAAACACCCAAAACCGCCATTACCGTAGGCGTGGGGACAATAATGTCCGCGCGTGAAGTGGTTATTTTAGCTACCGGTTTTAAAAAGGCTGAAGCGGTAAGAGCCGCGCTTGAAGGCGCGGTGTCAAGCAAATGGGTGATATCCGCTTTGCAGCTGCATAAGAAGGCGGTTATAGTGGCGGATTCGGCCGCTTGCGCTAATTTAGAACCTGCCACATTTGAATACTTTAAGAACTTAAAAGACGAATATTCAGAATTGGAAAACATTAATTAG